In Edaphobacter aggregans, the sequence TCCATGTGTGTCTGCGTCCCGGCTCGGGCGGGACTAATCATGAAGTCGGCGCTTGCGAGGACGCAGGCACGATCCACGAAGCCATTTACCACCAGGGCGACCGTTACCCAGTAACAAGAGTCAGCGCGACCGCCATTTCTTTGCCGGGTTCCTACGCATGAACTCCTCCATCCTGGCTCTCTCCGCGATGGCCTGGATGCGTTCCCGATCTTGAAAGAAGACTCGCCGCTACGCCCTCAAAACCAGCCCCCGGACGGCTCGAGGCCATTGATGCGCAGATACGTGACGAGATTGCCATAATGCAAGGCGTCATGATTTCCGACTTGCGTCAAAATGAACATCTTGTTCGTCTTGAAGCCCCAGAAGTCCGCCGGGTCATTGAGGTGCGCATCGGTGAAACCAGAGAACGCGCCATCGCAATAGCTGAACGAGCCTTTAAGGTAGGCCACGATCTCCGCCTTCGAACCCTTCGCGGCAGCCGGGGCGGTGAGTGCTTCACCCTTGGCGTTTGAACACAAATAGTAGGAAATATCCGCCACATGAGTCACAATCTCGCCAAACGAGCGAACCTCCTTCGTCGGCCGGTAGCTGTACTTGGACTCTGGCATCATGTCCGCCGCCTTCATGATCTTGTCCTGCATATTGCTACGAAAAATGGATAACGTCATCGTCAGCGGCTGCGGCGCTGCGATCGGATTGGGGAAGTTTGGCGAGATCTGGGCGTTGGCCAGGGACGCCAACACCGAAACAGATACCAGGCCAACGGGAACCACGACGCGAGCCATGGATCGGAACATCAGCGCAAGGACAACGTGCCAGGTTCCAACTCTTACAGGCTGAGAAGGAATCTGTCTGGTAAGCCTCTCGATTAAATTGCGGATCGTGCAGAAGAGAGCTTTCGGGAAGTATCGCATTTGACGTCCTCCTGCATGGCAACGTTTGCACGCAAGGTTCCAGTTGGCGCGCTGAACGCTACCTCTTTGTAGTCACCAGATAACAAAATGACGAGGGCTCTGGACTCTATGCCGCACTGTCCATTTTCGATAAACACTGTCCGCTGGCAGCATTCAGGCAGTGGTCTCCTGGCATCTCGCGGAGACAACATTACTGCGGATGAGGCGGATCAGACCGGAATATTTCCACTGGATCTGCCCGAGCTACTCCACGATGCGGTCAAACAGCGGACTTATAAGCCCTATCTAACCGAAACTGGCTTCTGACTGGAAACGGGTTTTGAAAAACAAGGACTACTTGCCGAAAACCCGGTTTTACGGGAAATTAAGTCTGCGACAGCGTTTGGGTTCAGAGACCGGTAATTGGCTCTCGGGGGAAATCCGACGAAGGTCATGGTCGCAGTAGTGCCTGAGTTCAATCAGCGGGCGCGGCCTGTCTGGCAAGACTCAACTGTGAACGATCTTCTTCCCATCCGAACCCGTGATCGTCACCGTGCAACTCTTTTTTCCGGTTTTGATCTCGATGGTGTCTTCCCAACAAACGCGCTTGTTTTTCCACAACCAGGAGACCTGCTGGGGTCCATCGCTCGCCACAACTCTCGTTTGCTGGGAACGAAATACCGCAAGGATTCCGGTAAGCGCCGCAATCATCGGCTTTAACAAGCTAATGGCCGTCAAACCCGATGATCGTCGGCTGTAACTTTTGTGACATAACTTGTGACTTATAGGTTCAATCAGTCTCTTTTAAGCCCGACAAAATCAACGGTGCGTCAAAGGGGCGTTTACCATACCGTGGCCCGTACCACGCGTTTGTTGCGCTCTTGCAATGGACGAAAGTCGTCGCCCAGAATAGTCCGAAAAGCTTCGAATTGTTCCGACGACAATTCAGCCCACTCCTTCAAGACAATCCATTTCACCGACTCCGTACAGGGCGGTGTAGTAAGGGATCCCGGATAGGTGTAATACCTATTCGTGTCAGTAAAAGCCTTTTCGAAATCAAGTTTATTGACTGTTACCGGTGCGGATGTGGTTAGTTTCGGTAAACCGGCGGCGATCAAATTCCCCAGGAATTTGCTTTGCTTGCCGATCTTATACAACATTCCAATGACCACATAATTGTTCTTTGCATCGATGAATACCGCATGAAGCTCCATCACACCATGCGTTCCTTCCACGGTATGTTCGGAGAGCGTGTGGAAGTGAAATTGGCTGAGAGTGTAGATCTCGCTACCGATCGTCAGTGTTCCCCCCTCCTGGGGCGTGGCCTGGATCGTGTGACCGTTGTTGATCAACGTATATGCCATCTTATTAAGGATGAGGTTCAGACCGCCGAGCCCCGGGTCTAGAACCACGGAGTCAATATCGATAGGGGACTGGCGTCCCGTTGGCGATGGAGCGCAAGCCGAAAAGTCACTTTCGAGATCGGACCAATACCCTGGGCCGGTATCTCCGTTGTAGGTGAATTCATGTTGGGCGGTTGCGGGGATGCAACTGCCGACACACAGTACAAGGACAGCTATTAACAGCCTCGTCGTACGCTTCATTTTCGATTTCCTTTCGGAGTACGGGGAACCGCTGCGGGTAAGGAGTCCGCGATCCAATAACTACGGAACAGGTCCGGTCTGAACCGCTATCGCTCGATGAATGGCGAGGGATAGAATCAATCTTCTTTAGAGCTTGGGAGAGATCCAGTAAACGGAAGGATATTGCAATTACTGTATCTCTTGCTAATGAATCATTCATCGCCCGTCAAAAATTGAACAATCTTCTCGTTACCAACTCGCCGAGGTTGGCGATTGGCGATGAGCGGCCAGGTTGCTCCTTGAACCCTGAACAGAGCGCCTTGTGGCTTCTGGGCGGGTGGTGCGCGATTCGGAAGTTATGCACTGAGAGTCATTCAGCGATCGCGAGCTCAAAATCCAAACCCCGCGAGGTAGTTCCCTTAAACGGGGTTTCGGAAACAACAACCGAAGTTGCCGCAAATGCGACTTCAGGGGAATTTGGAGGCACGCACCAGAGATGGGTGGCCATCCTTCACTTGGAAATAGAGAAACTCATGGTTACCTGCGTAGCAGAGCGCCGATCCGACGAAGTCATGCGGCATTTGGTAGAAGCCCTCTGGTTCGCCGTTGCTTGCATTCACCAGCAGCCAGGTTTGCGCCAGCGGCCCGAAGTAAGGAAGTGATGGTTTGTTAGTGCTTTCAGCTTTCCCGGAGGCTGAACGGTCCGGGTATGAAAAGTTGATCGCGATCACTCCGTTCACCAACTGGAGGCTTAAGGGATGTGAATCCTTCGTAGGCTTCAGGAGCGGGAAGGTTTGGAGTAGCTCTCCTCGAGGGCTCGATACCTCGATAGTAGAATCTGTCGTCGCGATGAAGGTATAGACACCGCCCGACGCAATCAAGGTCTCGGTGCGATCTGAAGAGAGATCGAAGTTCTTGCCCTGCACGGTCTTGCGAATGAGTCTGCCATCTGCATCGAGCCAAACCGTAAGAGGTGTCTGGTTGGTTGCGGGCGACGTCTCATTCACCGCGACCGAGCCAAAGATCATCAAGCTTCCGTTTTGTGAGACGGCAAACGAACGAGGATGGAAGGACGGGGGCAGTTGAAGGCCGGTGCGTCGTACCTCTTCGTTGGAGGACGAGAACTGGATTAAGCGTTGGTCATCGGCGTGGGAGAAGATGGCATAGAGGGTGCCGTCTGGATCTACGGAAAAATGCCATTCGCCTTCTTCGCCCAGGTCGGCGGGTAAGCGAACTCGATCGACTCGTTGGCCATCCTGCGAGACGCGAAGAATGTTTCCGGCTTCGACGATGCGGCCAACCAAGTCAAAGAAAACATCTCCGTGTGCATCGCACTGGTTTGAAGAAAAGGAGAATGGCGAGACCGATACGGGACGTGCGTCCCGTTGATTGAACTGGATTGTTGGAGGGGTTGGCGGCCCAGTCTGCTGCGCGAGCATGCCTGAGCACACGCCTCCAATTGACCAACAGAGCGCGACTGATCGTAGGCGTTTTGTCATCTGGAGAGGACCTTCCCTGGGCCTCTTTACCATTGCTGTATGAATAGCATAGTTCGGCATCTACGACTATGACCGGGGCTTCCACGAAAACGGGGTTGTCGGAAACTTCGTTTTCCATGCTTGAACTTTCCGACAATGCGGGTGGTCTCAATGGGTCGACGCAACACTCAGCTCAGACCCACATTCAATGAAAACAAAAGCTAAAAGCGCTGGCTAGGGTTAGATCAGCCGGAATCTTGCCTGGCTAGGTTTTGACCACATCAGCCAAACAGATCAATTCTTCAGGGTAAGCATTTGTGGATCAGCTGATTAGATAGTGTTGCATCGACCGGTTGAGCTGGCACCACTTTTGGGGAACTTGACGACAGCGTTGACTGAATCTGAGAGTAAGAGGTGTTCCTAAGCTATGCTCGCGCTATGTTCTGTGGCGGTTGCTCTACGCCAATCAAGGAAACGCACATAGGAAAGAGATCCACTGAGCGCTAATCCGGCCAGCACGGCTACGAAAAATAGGATGTCAGAGGCACGAAGCAACCAGTTCTGTTGCTCAAAGAACATTGTTGCAAACAAAATGCTCATCAGGATATTGAGGATCATCCAGCCAAACCATTTCAAGAAGGCTGCGCGGTAAGTTGACGCAGTGCTAAATGCCTTGCGTCTGGCTAGTTCTTCTCTGCCTTTCGCTCTCTGCTCCTCTGACCAGGCCATGACCCCACTATAAGCTATCTAGCTTACCTCGCCTACGGCTATCTCCCGCGAAACGGGGTTTCGGAAAGTTCATCGCCGAGCCATGCATCCAGAAAATCGATAAGTCCAGACAAGTCAGCTTCTCGTCAGTAAAGCTGTTGCAGCGCAGCCCATTCCGCGCACAATTTCGTAACACCCTCGTACCTCACCAACTCAATGAACAGTGACGCCACAAAAATTAGTGCGTCCCATATCTGGCAGCCTAATCGCCATATTGGCGGTTCGCGCGAAAGCGCGAGCCGCTCTCCCATCCCAGCCGCAATTAAACGCTACGCGCGGTCCTCCGCACCGCCAGATAAACCAATGGCCCGGCAGCGGCTATGATCGCCGCAAACCCAAGCGCAGGCAGCCCCGCAACTCGCTCATCACGCGCAGCCCACAGCGCAAACGCAATCAAAATCGATGGCCCGATCCCCATAGCCGCCGCTGCCCATACCCCGCCCGGAACGCGGAACGGACGATGCAGATTCGGCTCCCGCAAACGCAGAATCACCAAAGCCACAAATTCAAGCACGAGCGATCCCCCGTACAGCACGAGGTCAATCGTGATTAGCCGCTCGAACGTAAACCCAAGAGCCAGCGCCCAGCCAACGCTGCACGCCAGAACGCTGACCCACGGAACCCCATTCGTCCAGCGTTTAGCCAGCACGCGAGGAAGAAGGCCGTCCTCAGCCATCGCATAAGGCAATCGGGTCAACGAGAGCGTCAGCGCATTGAAGGTCCCAAGCCCATCAAGCGAACCAGCCAGCACGACCCCCAGCGCCAGCAGCGGCCCACCCAGGATCATGCCCGCATCCACCCACGCTCCCGTCGAGAAGCGTTCCGCAGGAATACCCGCCAGCCACACCGCTCCCAGCGGCAACATATAGACGCACATCACCACAAAAGCCGAAGACAGCATGGCCCGTGGATACGTTCGCTGAGGATTCTCGACCTCCTGCGCGATCGTCGAAGCATTGTCCCAACCCATGTAGTTCCACATTGCCACCATCACGGCCCCTCCAAGATCAAGCTCAGCAGGAGCCCCTCCTGCAGCCACAGCAACGCCATGCCGAAGCCCCTGCCAAACCGCCAGTCCGATCAGCACCACAAAGGGAGAGAGCGAGATGATCATCATCCGCTGCGACCCTATCCCCACAGCCACCGCTCCCCGCAGATTCCAAACGGCAGAGATCCCCACAATCCCAAGCTTCAGCAGCAATCCACGATGGCCAGCGGTCAACCCGGGCGCAATATGTGTCAGATACAGCACAAAAGTCGTAGGGTAGATCGCCATGTCGAAGACACTGGCCGTCAACGAGAGCCACGCCTCCTGAAACCCCCAGAACGGCCCCATCGCCCGCCGAACCCAGTAGTAAAAGCCCCCCTCATAAGGCATGGACGAGGCCAGTTCCCCCACCATTAACGCAGTAGGCAAGCTCCAGAACAGGGGAACCAGCAGCAAAAGAAGCAGCGCCCGCCCATACCCCGCCTTGCCGATGATGTCTTCCAGGCCATAAGGCCCCCCCGAAACCATGAAGTACGTCGCAGCAACCAGCGGCAACAGCCGCATCTTTCCCATCTTTGCCACTCTTTGCGCCACTTAATCTCCACAATCGCACCAGTAATAAACACAAATCTAAAGGATGGCTAGCCCGCGCCACACCTGCACGTTATAATCATCCAAGCCGTAAAAAAAGTGGAGAGTTGGCCGAGTGGCTGAAGGCGGCGGTTTGCTAAACCGTTATAGGGTCAAAAACTCTATCGGGGGTTCGAATCCCCCACTCTCCGCCAGACAGTCCTTCCACACGCCCTTTTTCCGATAATTGCAACCGCTAAGCTTTGTCTGGCGATTCGGTCGATTTCTCTAATTTCGTGGTCGAGTGGAACTTTTTTTGACATGGCGGGCGAATGGAAGACGAACTTACGGGTAGACGGAAGCTGTTAAATTCGGCGGCAAAAGCGTCACCTACTCGTCAAAATGCTAAGGGTTAGGTGCCGACACTGAACCAGAATACACACCAACAGGAAAGTTGACTTTCAAGATTCTCGAGTACGTTGGTGGCGTCAAAGAGCAATCGTGGATTGAGTTTAGTTCCCGCTCGAGAGTCGGCTTGCCGAGATATTGCATGCTCTCAAACAGGCAGCTGCCGCTCTTCGGGAATGGGAAGAAAAAAGAGCCAGAGAAGCTAAGCTTGTTGAAGAACGCGCGGAAGATCGACGAAAAGCGGAAATCCAACACAAGAAACTATCGTAGGATCTGGCTGGCTAGTCGAGCGCTGAAACCCTACGCGATTTCTTGCAACGTCTGGAAACTGAGATGGAGAAGGATCCGACTCGAAGTCTGAGTTCGCCGAGCGATGAATCGATCAGGTGAAGAGACAAGCAGAGAGCCTTGACCCATTTTCGGAGGCGTCTACGACTTCCTGGATCATTATCAGCAGTTTGGATGGGACAAGATGACGAGACGCCGCTGCCGGCTCAGGCCGGACCCCACCAAGGAAGTCCACTTTGCTTGAAATGAGTTGTTCGAAGGAACGAAACGGTGCACCGCTCGAATCCTTGTTACTCGAAGAATTTGGCTTGCCTATAGTGGCTATCCTTGGGATTTGTCCAATCTCGAACAATTTCCTCCATTGTCCTGCCTGTGCTGACACTATTCGCCTGTTCTTCCAAAATTCCCTTGTCGGCACGGCCATCGACAAACGAATCGTCTTGTTTACAAAGAGTCCAGATAGTCCGCGACGCATTTCTCGCGCTGTTCATTCGGGTAAGCGTCCAGTCACCTTTCAGCTTTTCTCCGCGCAGCGTAAATTCTAAGACGCCCTCACGCAAGCCGCGCTCGATATCGTCGGATTCCGGATGAGGTTCCCACGTTCCGCGATCCCAAAGCATAATGGGACCCGTCGTATGCAGGCCTTCGAACAGCAGGTATTCACTCCTGTGATCCCTCATCTCGATGGCTCTACGAAGCTCTCCGGCATGGCAACTTGGCCCCTCTGGAAGGGCCCAACTCAACAACACTCCGTTCCACTCCAGTCTGAGGTCGTAATGTAGGCGCGTCGCATGATGCTTTTTCATGGCATAGGCACGCTCGCGATGAGCGCAACGGATGGCTTCTCCTTCCATTTTGCGACCTAATCCTCCCAGCCAAATCGAGTCCATGACCATTTGTATATCGTTTCACTCAAATGAAGAAAGAGAACGAACCTGCTAAAGAAGGACCTGGAAAATGAACAAATGGCGGAATTGAACAGAAAGGGCGGCCTCTTCCTTATTACTAAGCTTTGGGACAGTGCGAAATCGAGTTTTATCCTGACACGTTTCCTTTGCAACTTAATTTCGACTCTGCCTTCATTGTAGGAGCCAACGGCGGTTTGCTGAGCGCCGACAGTTTGCGAGTCGCCGCAGGTGCATCGGATACTGTCGCGTGTGAGACGCTAGAAGTGCCTTGCAATCGAAGGGCGCGATCTGATGGCTAGTGCCGGTCACAGCGCAATCCCACCTTGTCCGAATGACACGCGACAGGTGTATCGTGTTGGATGATCATGCGGATGCAAGATTTGAAGTCTCTCTTATTTGCGACGCTTATTGCGGCGACTGCTCCAGGGTTGACTCAACAACCGGCGGCGCATCGGAGCGTAGAACAAGAAGCGCCAG encodes:
- a CDS encoding DinB family protein, translated to MARVVVPVGLVSVSVLASLANAQISPNFPNPIAAPQPLTMTLSIFRSNMQDKIMKAADMMPESKYSYRPTKEVRSFGEIVTHVADISYYLCSNAKGEALTAPAAAKGSKAEIVAYLKGSFSYCDGAFSGFTDAHLNDPADFWGFKTNKMFILTQVGNHDALHYGNLVTYLRINGLEPSGGWF
- a CDS encoding carbonic anhydrase, with amino-acid sequence MKRTTRLLIAVLVLCVGSCIPATAQHEFTYNGDTGPGYWSDLESDFSACAPSPTGRQSPIDIDSVVLDPGLGGLNLILNKMAYTLINNGHTIQATPQEGGTLTIGSEIYTLSQFHFHTLSEHTVEGTHGVMELHAVFIDAKNNYVVIGMLYKIGKQSKFLGNLIAAGLPKLTTSAPVTVNKLDFEKAFTDTNRYYTYPGSLTTPPCTESVKWIVLKEWAELSSEQFEAFRTILGDDFRPLQERNKRVVRATVW
- a CDS encoding APC family permease, which produces MAQRVAKMGKMRLLPLVAATYFMVSGGPYGLEDIIGKAGYGRALLLLLLVPLFWSLPTALMVGELASSMPYEGGFYYWVRRAMGPFWGFQEAWLSLTASVFDMAIYPTTFVLYLTHIAPGLTAGHRGLLLKLGIVGISAVWNLRGAVAVGIGSQRMMIISLSPFVVLIGLAVWQGLRHGVAVAAGGAPAELDLGGAVMVAMWNYMGWDNASTIAQEVENPQRTYPRAMLSSAFVVMCVYMLPLGAVWLAGIPAERFSTGAWVDAGMILGGPLLALGVVLAGSLDGLGTFNALTLSLTRLPYAMAEDGLLPRVLAKRWTNGVPWVSVLACSVGWALALGFTFERLITIDLVLYGGSLVLEFVALVILRLREPNLHRPFRVPGGVWAAAAMGIGPSILIAFALWAARDERVAGLPALGFAAIIAAAGPLVYLAVRRTARSV
- a CDS encoding DNA polymerase ligase N-terminal domain-containing protein is translated as MEGEAIRCAHRERAYAMKKHHATRLHYDLRLEWNGVLLSWALPEGPSCHAGELRRAIEMRDHRSEYLLFEGLHTTGPIMLWDRGTWEPHPESDDIERGLREGVLEFTLRGEKLKGDWTLTRMNSARNASRTIWTLCKQDDSFVDGRADKGILEEQANSVSTGRTMEEIVRDWTNPKDSHYRQAKFFE